In Hydractinia symbiolongicarpus strain clone_291-10 chromosome 4, HSymV2.1, whole genome shotgun sequence, the following proteins share a genomic window:
- the LOC130640673 gene encoding uncharacterized protein LOC130640673 — translation MVEVLSLSVYAFKQYLITLEQIINKDKSIKGRKNVLSLIKAIRNRVAGDIKEYSATIQKLETAPCDHPKSNLKLTSVLVPTYPDPKPPSCICKSISKDHQLYNIVSDLSYLYLTYYTYYRCLFSRITRPDSKNFLCPFSDKVNRFIKN, via the exons TATGCGTTCAAACAGTACTTAATCACTCTTGAGCAGATTATCAACAAAGATAAGAGCATTAAAGGACGAAAGAATGTTCTGTCTCTGATCAAAGCAATACGCAATCGAGTTGCTGGTGACATCAAGGAATACTCTGCCACAATACAG AAATTGGAAACTGCACCATGTGATCATCCAAAGTCAAATCTTAAATTGACCTCTGTCTTAGTACCAACCTATCCTGATCCTAAACCACCAAGTTGTATTTGCAAGTCAATCAGCAAAGATCATCAGCTGTATAATATCGTCAGCGACCTTTCATACCTGTATTTGACGTACTATACGTACTACAGATGCTTGTTTTCGCGGATAACACGGCCCGATAGCAAGAACTTTCTCTGTCCGTTTTCGGATAAGGTCAATCGATTCATTAAGAATTAA